A genomic window from Streptomyces mirabilis includes:
- a CDS encoding SDR family oxidoreductase, producing the protein MNDTTGASTAQKVAIITGANGGIGSAIVTAYRSLGYAVVATSRSMPQSEDPQVLAFNDDLVESGAGARIVAAAMDGFGRIDTVVNSAGVYIGKPFTAYTDADFDLMVGVNLRGFFSVSRSALGAMLSRREGGGHLVNISTSLVDQPNAQVPCALASLTKGGLNAVTRELAIEYAAHGIRVNAVSLGVVRTPMNPDATPELAARHPLGRMEEVDDVVQAIRYLEQASFVTGEILHVDGGQSAGH; encoded by the coding sequence ATGAACGACACGACAGGTGCGAGCACCGCCCAGAAGGTCGCGATCATCACCGGTGCCAACGGGGGCATCGGCTCTGCCATCGTCACCGCCTACCGCAGTCTCGGGTACGCGGTCGTGGCCACCAGCCGTTCCATGCCGCAGTCCGAGGACCCGCAGGTGCTCGCCTTCAACGACGATCTGGTTGAGTCCGGCGCGGGAGCGCGGATCGTGGCGGCGGCGATGGACGGGTTCGGTCGGATCGACACCGTGGTCAACAGCGCCGGCGTCTACATCGGCAAGCCGTTCACCGCATACACGGACGCGGATTTCGACCTGATGGTCGGCGTGAACCTGCGCGGCTTCTTCAGCGTCTCGCGCAGCGCCCTCGGAGCCATGCTCTCCCGCCGTGAGGGAGGCGGTCATCTGGTGAACATCTCCACCTCCCTGGTCGACCAGCCGAATGCGCAGGTACCCTGCGCGCTGGCGTCACTCACCAAAGGCGGGCTGAACGCCGTCACCAGGGAACTGGCGATCGAGTACGCGGCGCACGGCATCCGGGTCAACGCCGTCTCGCTGGGCGTGGTGCGCACCCCGATGAACCCCGACGCGACGCCCGAGCTCGCCGCCCGCCACCCGCTCGGGCGGATGGAAGAGGTCGACGACGTCGTCCAGGCCATCCGGTATCTGGAGCAGGCCTCCTTCGTCACGGGCGAGATCCTGCATGTGGACGGCGGCCAGAGCGCCGGTCACTGA
- a CDS encoding nuclear transport factor 2 family protein codes for MDPDSRTRAAVEEHWRASERGDTEAEHAIYAADAILDYPQSGERFRGRATIAAQRGGHPASRHFTVHRIVGGGDLWVSECVITYDGVPSYSVSIMEFAHGQVVHETQYFADAFGAPEWRTALAEPMPGRDIARA; via the coding sequence ATGGATCCCGATAGCCGGACCAGGGCCGCGGTCGAGGAACACTGGCGGGCATCGGAACGCGGGGATACCGAAGCCGAGCACGCCATTTACGCCGCGGACGCGATCCTCGACTACCCGCAGTCAGGTGAAAGGTTCCGAGGCCGCGCGACGATCGCGGCGCAACGCGGCGGGCACCCTGCCAGTCGGCACTTCACCGTCCACCGAATCGTCGGCGGCGGGGATCTCTGGGTGAGTGAGTGCGTCATCACATACGACGGCGTGCCCAGCTACTCAGTGAGCATTATGGAATTCGCGCACGGGCAGGTGGTACACGAGACGCAGTACTTCGCCGACGCCTTCGGTGCGCCTGAATGGCGGACAGCACTCGCGGAGCCGATGCCGGGCAGGGATATTGCCAGGGCTTGA
- a CDS encoding MarR family transcriptional regulator has translation MVGTQVTKAPPSLLYMVKQVELVVRSHLDELVKPAGITALQYTSLTVLERHDGLSAAQLARDSFVTAQSMADLVRSLENRGLIRRERNPHNRRELLILLTDEGRALLARYTDAVRELEERMVRELSPHQTDQFRQALSKAWHALS, from the coding sequence ATGGTCGGCACCCAGGTAACGAAGGCACCTCCGTCCCTGCTCTACATGGTCAAGCAGGTGGAGCTCGTCGTGCGCTCCCACCTCGACGAACTGGTGAAGCCGGCGGGGATCACCGCACTGCAGTACACGTCACTCACCGTGCTGGAGCGACACGACGGCCTCTCGGCGGCACAGCTCGCGCGGGACTCCTTCGTGACCGCACAGTCGATGGCCGACCTGGTGCGCTCACTGGAGAACCGCGGACTGATCCGCCGCGAGCGCAATCCGCACAACCGGCGCGAGCTGCTGATCCTGCTCACCGACGAGGGGCGCGCGCTGCTGGCGCGGTACACCGACGCGGTACGTGAACTGGAGGAACGCATGGTGCGCGAACTCAGCCCACACCAGACGGATCAGTTCCGCCAGGCCCTGTCCAAGGCGTGGCACGCCCTGTCGTGA
- a CDS encoding anti-sigma factor antagonist (This anti-anti-sigma factor, or anti-sigma factor antagonist, belongs to a family that includes characterized members SpoIIAA, RsbV, RsfA, and RsfB.): MTYDPAPPTRHLRVRLDRGHTVLEFHGEIDIVAALEITPYLDAVTGHPEPRIVIDLRPVEFFDCSGLRLLYRARSRVLDRGGRLHLVCTRPLTLRVLKVTGLARLLPPSASLDAALGQPEATSGTL; this comes from the coding sequence GTGACGTACGACCCCGCACCGCCCACCCGCCATCTGCGCGTCCGCCTGGACCGGGGTCACACGGTGCTGGAGTTCCACGGGGAGATCGACATCGTCGCGGCGCTGGAGATCACGCCGTACCTGGACGCCGTGACGGGGCACCCGGAGCCGCGGATCGTGATCGACCTGCGGCCCGTGGAGTTCTTCGACTGCTCCGGGCTACGTCTGCTGTACCGCGCCAGGAGCCGCGTTCTCGACCGGGGCGGCCGGCTGCACCTGGTCTGCACCCGGCCGCTGACGCTGCGCGTCCTCAAGGTGACCGGCCTGGCCCGGCTCCTGCCGCCCTCGGCGTCGCTGGACGCGGCGCTGGGGCAGCCGGAGGCCACGTCGGGCACGTTATGA
- a CDS encoding ribose-phosphate diphosphokinase, giving the protein MRDIAVFSGSAHPELAAEVCAHLGVPLSPTRVSRFANDCLEVQLQANCRERDVFLVQPLVTPVQEHLVELLMMCDAARGASAGRITVVMPHYSYARSDKKDMPRISMGGRLVADLLVAAGASRVLAMTLHSPQVHGFFSVPVDHLHALRELAAHFRGHDLSRTTVVSPDLGNAKEAAAFARLIGAQVAAGAKQRFADDRVSISSVIGEITGRDVIVLDDEIAKGSTVLELLERLRELGPRSIRVACTHGLFAAGALKRLSEQEDILEIVCTNTVPVPDEEHTEKLRILSIAPALAEAVRRIHNGESVSALFDAPPSE; this is encoded by the coding sequence GTGCGTGACATCGCCGTGTTCAGCGGTAGTGCCCATCCCGAGCTGGCGGCAGAGGTCTGCGCCCATCTCGGCGTGCCCCTCAGCCCGACCCGGGTCAGCCGGTTCGCCAACGACTGCCTGGAGGTCCAGCTCCAGGCCAACTGTCGCGAGCGCGATGTGTTCCTCGTGCAACCGCTGGTCACCCCCGTGCAGGAGCACCTCGTCGAACTGCTGATGATGTGCGACGCGGCGCGTGGTGCCTCCGCCGGGCGGATCACCGTGGTCATGCCGCATTATTCGTACGCACGTTCGGACAAGAAGGACATGCCGCGGATCTCCATGGGCGGGCGGCTGGTCGCCGACCTGCTGGTGGCGGCCGGGGCCAGCCGCGTCCTCGCGATGACGCTGCACTCCCCGCAGGTCCACGGGTTCTTCTCGGTGCCGGTCGACCATCTGCACGCCCTGCGGGAGCTCGCCGCGCACTTCCGCGGTCACGATCTTTCGCGTACGACGGTCGTGTCGCCGGACCTGGGCAACGCCAAGGAGGCCGCGGCCTTCGCCCGGTTGATCGGCGCCCAGGTGGCCGCCGGTGCCAAGCAGCGGTTCGCCGACGACCGGGTGAGCATCAGCTCCGTCATCGGCGAGATCACCGGGCGCGATGTCATCGTCCTCGACGACGAGATCGCCAAGGGCAGTACGGTCCTCGAACTCCTGGAACGGTTGCGCGAGTTGGGGCCGCGATCCATCCGGGTCGCCTGCACCCACGGGCTGTTCGCGGCGGGCGCGCTCAAGCGGCTGAGCGAGCAGGAGGACATCCTGGAGATCGTGTGCACCAACACCGTGCCGGTGCCGGACGAGGAGCACACCGAGAAGCTGCGGATCCTGTCCATCGCCCCGGCGCTCGCCGAGGCCGTGCGCCGCATTCACAACGGTGAGTCCGTCAGCGCCCTGTTCGACGCGCCTCCGAGCGAATAA
- the tuf gene encoding elongation factor Tu, producing MAKAKFERTKPHVNIGTIGHIDHGKTTLTAAVTKVLHDRFPDLNPFTPFDQIDKAPEERQRGITISIAHVEYQTEARHYAHVDCPGHADYIKNMITGAAQMDGAILVVAATDGPMPQTKEHVLLARQVGVPYIVVALNKTDMVDDEEILELVELEVRELLTEYEFPGDDVPVVRVSALKALEGDPKWSASVLELLAAVDEFVPEPVRDVDRPFLMPIEDVFTITGRGTVVTGRIERGVLKVHNEVEIIGIHEQKTKTTVTGIEMFRKLLDEGRAGENVGLLLRGVRRDDVERGQVVIRPGSVTPHTQFEARAYILSKDEGGRHTPFFDNYRPQFYFRTTDVTGVVTLPRGTEMVMPGDNTTMNVQLIQPIAMEEGLKFAIREGGRTVGAGQVTKILQ from the coding sequence GTGGCGAAGGCGAAGTTCGAGCGGACCAAGCCGCATGTCAACATCGGCACCATCGGGCACATCGACCACGGGAAGACGACACTCACGGCGGCCGTGACGAAGGTACTGCACGACCGGTTCCCCGACCTGAACCCCTTCACCCCGTTCGACCAGATCGACAAGGCGCCCGAGGAACGCCAGCGCGGCATCACCATCTCGATCGCCCATGTGGAGTACCAGACGGAAGCCCGGCACTACGCGCACGTCGACTGCCCGGGGCACGCCGACTACATCAAGAACATGATCACCGGAGCCGCGCAGATGGACGGCGCGATCCTGGTGGTCGCCGCGACGGACGGGCCGATGCCCCAGACCAAGGAGCACGTGCTGCTCGCCCGGCAGGTCGGCGTCCCGTACATCGTCGTCGCCCTCAACAAGACCGACATGGTCGACGACGAGGAGATCCTGGAACTCGTCGAACTCGAGGTGCGTGAGCTGCTCACCGAGTACGAGTTCCCCGGCGACGACGTTCCGGTCGTCCGGGTCTCCGCGCTCAAGGCGCTGGAGGGCGACCCGAAGTGGAGTGCCTCCGTTCTCGAACTGCTCGCGGCCGTCGACGAGTTCGTGCCCGAGCCGGTCCGGGACGTCGACCGGCCCTTCCTGATGCCGATCGAGGACGTCTTCACCATCACGGGTCGCGGCACGGTCGTCACCGGTCGGATCGAGCGCGGGGTGCTGAAGGTCCACAACGAGGTCGAGATCATCGGCATCCACGAGCAGAAGACGAAGACCACCGTCACGGGCATCGAGATGTTCCGCAAACTCCTCGACGAGGGCAGGGCGGGGGAGAACGTCGGCCTGCTGCTGCGCGGGGTCAGGCGCGACGACGTGGAGCGGGGGCAGGTCGTGATCAGGCCGGGTTCGGTCACCCCGCACACGCAGTTCGAGGCGCGGGCGTACATCCTGTCGAAGGACGAGGGCGGACGGCACACGCCCTTCTTCGACAACTACCGCCCGCAGTTCTACTTCCGCACGACGGACGTGACCGGCGTCGTGACCCTTCCCAGGGGCACGGAGATGGTCATGCCGGGCGACAACACCACCATGAACGTGCAGCTCATCCAGCCCATCGCCATGGAGGAGGGCCTGAAGTTCGCCATCCGGGAGGGCGGCAGGACGGTGGGGGCGGGGCAGGTCACCAAGATCCTGCAGTGA
- a CDS encoding UDP-N-acetylmuramoyl-L-alanyl-D-glutamate--2,6-diaminopimelate ligase, producing MKLSELLAGHDHEVIEGDPETRITGGTCFDAHRAAPGSLFIAVPGHREGGPESVGPALARGAVAILIDSATAQLPVATWASAAGVCVVAVADTRKAAAVVASRYHGEPGRQMKLVAVTGTNGKTSVSSMVESVLRVAEHARVGVIGTGGSRIGDELIPMPMSVLTTPESPDFQYLLGCMRDRGVGTVALEATSMGLLTHRLDHSFIDVGVFTNLTQDHLDDHGTMENYRDAKLRLFQGLCRRAVVNADDPVAACIGAMMPGAVVTYGIDAEADYRATDLTMDAVGTRFTLHHAGHKYPAAIPVPGRFSVSNALATVAACHLIGHDLAALVAALEQMPPIPGRFERYETPDGTSVIVDYAHSPDSLEKVLTTIRGFASGRVVTVFGCGGDRDVTKRARMGEIAGTYSDLCVLTSDNPRNEDPRAIMDQIVPGLLASGTTFERFTDRRRAISFALSAAGHGDVILIAGKGSEPYQIVNEELLPFSDMATVRELATR from the coding sequence GTGAAGTTGAGCGAGCTGCTCGCCGGGCACGATCATGAAGTCATCGAGGGCGATCCGGAGACGAGGATCACCGGAGGCACCTGCTTCGACGCCCACCGCGCCGCTCCGGGATCCCTGTTCATCGCGGTACCCGGCCATCGCGAGGGCGGCCCCGAGTCCGTCGGACCGGCTCTCGCACGCGGCGCGGTGGCGATACTCATCGACTCCGCGACGGCGCAACTTCCGGTCGCGACCTGGGCGTCGGCAGCTGGGGTATGCGTCGTAGCCGTCGCGGACACGCGCAAGGCGGCCGCCGTCGTCGCCTCCCGCTACCACGGGGAGCCAGGTCGGCAGATGAAGCTGGTGGCCGTCACGGGCACCAACGGAAAGACGTCCGTTTCCTCCATGGTGGAGTCGGTGCTGAGGGTCGCCGAACACGCCAGGGTGGGGGTCATCGGGACGGGCGGCAGCCGGATCGGCGACGAACTGATCCCGATGCCGATGTCGGTACTGACCACACCGGAGTCGCCGGACTTCCAGTATCTGCTCGGGTGCATGCGTGACCGCGGTGTCGGCACCGTGGCGCTCGAAGCCACGTCGATGGGCCTGCTGACCCACCGCCTCGACCACTCGTTCATCGACGTAGGGGTGTTCACCAACCTGACGCAGGATCACCTGGACGACCACGGCACCATGGAGAACTACCGGGACGCCAAACTGCGTCTGTTCCAGGGGCTGTGCCGGCGTGCCGTGGTCAATGCCGACGACCCGGTCGCAGCCTGCATCGGGGCGATGATGCCCGGCGCGGTCGTCACGTACGGCATCGACGCGGAGGCGGACTACCGGGCGACCGACCTCACCATGGACGCCGTCGGCACCCGCTTCACCCTGCATCACGCCGGCCACAAGTATCCGGCGGCGATCCCCGTGCCTGGACGGTTCTCCGTCTCCAACGCACTGGCCACTGTCGCAGCCTGCCACCTCATCGGGCACGATCTGGCCGCACTGGTCGCCGCACTCGAGCAGATGCCCCCGATTCCGGGAAGGTTCGAACGCTACGAGACCCCGGACGGCACGTCCGTCATCGTGGACTATGCGCACTCCCCGGATTCACTGGAGAAGGTGCTGACCACCATCCGCGGCTTCGCCTCCGGCCGGGTCGTCACGGTCTTCGGCTGCGGCGGGGACCGGGACGTCACCAAGCGCGCCCGGATGGGGGAGATCGCCGGCACCTACTCCGATCTGTGCGTTCTCACTTCGGACAATCCCCGGAACGAAGACCCCCGGGCGATCATGGATCAGATCGTCCCGGGCCTGCTCGCGAGCGGCACCACTTTCGAGCGGTTCACCGACCGCCGCCGCGCCATCTCCTTCGCCCTGTCCGCCGCAGGGCACGGCGACGTCATCCTGATCGCGGGCAAAGGCAGCGAGCCCTACCAGATCGTCAACGAGGAACTGCTGCCGTTCAGCGACATGGCGACGGTACGCGAACTCGCCACGCGGTAG
- a CDS encoding aldehyde dehydrogenase family protein — protein sequence MATTFESGPGRLFIGGQWREAADGARTDVIDPSTGQVVTTVAEAGAADVDAAVRAAREAFDHGPWAGLSGRERGRVLHRVSELIREKADELAALESLDVGKPISLCRPVDVLTAADEYEYCAALAQTLDGATRDTPLGAFAYTRRGPLGVVAAITPFNFPLILSSSKLAPALAAGNTVVHKPADETPLSALYMARLLQEAGVPDGVVNVVTGSGPVAGEALLRNPGIDKLAFTGSTAVGRHAASVAGEALKPVTMELGGNAAHVVFEDADLQKAVGAVIKGFVFNTGQFCMGGPRLLVARSVYGTLLNILADAVPGVPVGDPRAPETVVGPMAGERHLRKVEEYVELARKEGARIVCGGERLDLNGGYYYKPTVLAGLPNDSRVIQEEIFGPVLTVQPFDTEDEAVALANSTPYGLASGIQTTDLTRAHRVADRLQAGIVWINDWAMLDPAVPFGGVKDSGFGREYGPEALASYTKVKSVVVSLA from the coding sequence ATGGCGACCACCTTCGAGAGCGGGCCCGGGCGGCTGTTCATCGGCGGACAGTGGCGCGAGGCGGCCGACGGAGCGCGTACGGACGTGATCGACCCGTCCACCGGCCAGGTGGTCACGACGGTCGCCGAGGCGGGTGCGGCGGACGTGGACGCCGCCGTACGCGCCGCACGGGAGGCCTTCGACCACGGCCCCTGGGCCGGCCTGAGCGGACGCGAGCGGGGCAGGGTGCTGCACCGCGTCTCCGAGCTCATCCGCGAGAAAGCCGACGAGCTCGCCGCCCTGGAGAGCCTCGACGTCGGCAAGCCCATCTCCCTGTGCCGCCCCGTCGACGTGCTCACGGCAGCCGACGAGTACGAGTACTGCGCCGCGCTCGCTCAGACCCTGGACGGCGCCACCCGCGACACCCCGCTGGGCGCCTTCGCCTACACGCGCCGGGGACCGCTCGGCGTGGTCGCCGCGATCACGCCCTTCAACTTCCCGCTGATCCTCTCCAGTTCGAAGCTCGCCCCCGCTCTCGCAGCCGGCAACACCGTGGTGCACAAGCCCGCCGACGAGACCCCGCTCAGCGCCCTGTACATGGCCCGCCTGCTGCAGGAGGCCGGGGTCCCGGACGGTGTGGTGAACGTCGTCACCGGCAGCGGACCGGTCGCGGGCGAGGCGCTGCTGCGCAACCCCGGCATCGACAAGCTCGCCTTCACCGGTTCGACCGCCGTCGGCCGTCACGCCGCGAGCGTCGCGGGCGAGGCGCTCAAGCCGGTCACCATGGAACTGGGCGGCAACGCCGCCCACGTCGTCTTCGAGGACGCCGACCTGCAGAAGGCGGTCGGCGCGGTCATCAAGGGATTCGTCTTCAACACCGGGCAGTTCTGCATGGGTGGCCCGCGGCTGCTGGTGGCACGCTCGGTGTACGGCACCCTGCTGAACATCCTCGCCGACGCCGTTCCCGGCGTCCCGGTCGGCGACCCCCGCGCCCCCGAGACCGTCGTGGGACCGATGGCGGGGGAGAGGCACCTCCGGAAGGTCGAGGAGTACGTCGAACTGGCCCGCAAGGAGGGCGCCCGCATCGTCTGCGGCGGCGAGCGGCTCGACCTGAACGGCGGCTACTACTACAAGCCCACGGTCCTCGCGGGCCTGCCGAACGACTCCCGCGTGATCCAGGAGGAGATCTTCGGCCCGGTCCTCACCGTCCAGCCCTTCGACACCGAGGACGAGGCCGTCGCACTGGCCAACTCCACTCCGTACGGCCTGGCTTCGGGCATCCAGACCACCGACCTCACCCGTGCGCACCGCGTCGCCGACCGGCTCCAGGCGGGCATCGTCTGGATCAACGACTGGGCGATGCTCGACCCCGCGGTCCCCTTCGGCGGGGTCAAGGACTCCGGCTTCGGCCGGGAGTACGGGCCCGAGGCCCTCGCCTCCTACACCAAGGTCAAGTCCGTCGTCGTCTCGCTCGCCTGA
- a CDS encoding NAD(P)-dependent alcohol dehydrogenase encodes MPTPTRAAVVESSGAPFTLADVELDEPGSGEVLVRMVATGLCHTDLGVASGGLPFPLPGVLGHEGAGVVEAVGPDVTGVAPGDHAVLSFTSCGGCHNCRDGHPAYCATWLPLNLIGGRRADGTSTIGRAGVPLGGHFFGQSSFAERALVDTRSLVKVDPDVPLESIAPLGCGVQTGVGAVWNVLKPRLGDTLVVLGAGAVGLSAVMAAALTPATRIIAVDRVAERLTLAKELGATHTIDAGETDLGEAVALLTDGHGADGVVETTGSVAVLRRGADALAARGTLVVVGAPPFGTEVALDVNGLIPGRRIVGLTLGDGETQTFIPALVQLVKEGRLPLHRLISHYPFADIEQAVRDVKAGKTIKPVLTF; translated from the coding sequence ATGCCCACCCCCACCCGCGCGGCCGTGGTCGAGTCCTCAGGTGCGCCGTTCACGCTCGCCGATGTCGAACTCGACGAGCCCGGCTCCGGCGAAGTCCTCGTCCGCATGGTGGCGACCGGCCTGTGCCACACCGACCTCGGTGTGGCGAGCGGCGGTCTGCCCTTCCCCCTGCCCGGCGTCCTCGGCCACGAGGGAGCGGGCGTCGTCGAGGCCGTCGGACCGGACGTCACCGGCGTCGCCCCCGGCGACCACGCCGTCCTGTCCTTCACCTCCTGCGGCGGCTGCCACAACTGCCGTGACGGGCACCCCGCCTACTGCGCCACCTGGCTGCCGCTGAACCTCATCGGCGGCCGGCGTGCCGACGGCACCAGCACCATCGGCCGTGCCGGGGTCCCGCTGGGCGGGCACTTCTTCGGGCAGTCCTCCTTCGCCGAGCGGGCGCTGGTCGACACGCGCAGCCTGGTGAAGGTCGACCCCGATGTGCCGCTGGAGTCCATCGCCCCCCTGGGCTGCGGGGTGCAGACCGGGGTCGGTGCGGTCTGGAACGTGCTGAAGCCCAGGCTCGGCGACACCCTCGTCGTGCTCGGCGCCGGAGCGGTCGGCCTGTCCGCGGTGATGGCCGCCGCCCTGACCCCCGCCACGAGGATCATCGCGGTCGACCGGGTCGCCGAACGCCTCACCCTGGCCAAGGAGTTGGGTGCGACGCACACGATCGACGCGGGCGAGACCGACCTCGGCGAGGCCGTCGCGCTGCTGACGGACGGTCACGGTGCCGACGGTGTCGTCGAGACCACCGGCAGCGTCGCCGTACTGCGCCGGGGCGCCGACGCGCTCGCCGCGCGCGGCACCCTCGTCGTGGTCGGCGCGCCGCCCTTCGGCACCGAAGTCGCCCTGGACGTCAACGGGTTGATCCCCGGCAGGCGGATCGTCGGCCTCACCCTGGGGGACGGCGAGACCCAGACCTTCATCCCCGCGCTGGTCCAGCTCGTGAAGGAGGGGCGGCTCCCGCTGCACCGCCTGATCAGCCACTATCCGTTCGCGGACATCGAGCAGGCGGTGCGGGACGTGAAGGCGGGCAAGACGATCAAGCCCGTACTGACCTTCTAG
- a CDS encoding hydroxysqualene dehydroxylase encodes MTGKRASGFRSPSLPSGVHDSRTRAAVPRAQRTQPQTLPDGDRGNGRRIRRRGAVGGLGAAGSAAAASSGKRVAVLGGGVSGLSAAHELAERGYEVTVYEYYDALGGKARSMDVPGTGTGGRRPLPGEHGFRFFPGFYRNLPDTMRRIPFPGNVNGVHGNLRSGTEALFARGSGRPDLHFPLRRVTTPPAPGDLTPSWIRDQILSVLDLATHLPANEAAYFADRLLVHLTSCDARREDQWEKVAWWDFIRAGEMSREYQVLLGIGQTRNLVATRAEIASTRTVGRVIIEALILWGLLGRGMDGDADIDRVLNAPTSEAWIDPWETHLRSLGVEFVLDTEVREVVYGGGQVTGVRVAARDGSRQRTLTADHYVSALPVEHARVTWGPALRAADPQLGRCDALKTDWMTGVMFYLRTPTPVVHGHINCLDSPWAVTGIGQMQFWDVRDFSRDYGDGQAHECLSTIISEWDKPGILYGKTARECTKDEIVAELWAQLKDGLNDSGKTTLRDEDRLGWFMDPAVTGLGGPHPQNREQLLIHPTGTLYHRPSARTAVPNFFLPGDYVRTDVDLATMEGANESARRAVNALLDADNSGAERCHIWELFRPPEMEPLKRVDEVRYQLGLPNTFDLG; translated from the coding sequence GTGACAGGTAAGAGGGCTTCCGGCTTTCGGAGCCCCTCCCTACCCTCCGGTGTTCATGACAGCAGAACACGCGCAGCAGTCCCACGGGCACAACGGACACAGCCGCAGACGCTTCCTGACGGCGACCGGGGGAACGGTCGCCGGATTCGTCGGCGGGGGGCGGTCGGCGGCTTAGGGGCTGCCGGCAGCGCGGCCGCGGCCTCCTCCGGCAAGCGCGTCGCCGTCCTCGGCGGCGGAGTCTCCGGCCTCAGCGCCGCCCACGAACTCGCCGAACGCGGCTACGAGGTCACGGTCTACGAGTACTACGACGCCCTCGGCGGCAAGGCCCGCTCAATGGACGTCCCTGGGACCGGAACGGGCGGCCGCAGGCCGCTTCCCGGCGAGCACGGCTTCCGCTTCTTCCCCGGCTTCTACCGGAATCTGCCGGACACCATGCGCCGCATCCCCTTCCCCGGCAACGTGAACGGTGTCCACGGCAACCTCCGCAGCGGTACGGAGGCCTTGTTCGCGCGCGGCTCCGGCCGCCCGGACCTGCACTTCCCACTCCGCCGGGTCACCACCCCGCCCGCCCCCGGCGACCTCACCCCGTCCTGGATCCGCGACCAGATCCTGTCGGTGCTGGACCTCGCCACTCACCTGCCCGCCAATGAGGCCGCCTACTTCGCCGACCGCCTCCTGGTCCACCTCACCAGCTGCGACGCCCGCCGCGAGGACCAGTGGGAGAAGGTCGCATGGTGGGACTTCATCCGGGCCGGCGAGATGAGCCGCGAGTACCAGGTACTCCTCGGCATTGGCCAGACCCGCAACCTCGTCGCCACCCGCGCCGAGATCGCCTCCACCCGCACCGTCGGCCGCGTCATCATCGAGGCCCTCATCCTGTGGGGCCTGCTCGGCCGCGGCATGGACGGCGACGCGGACATCGACCGGGTACTGAACGCCCCGACCAGCGAGGCCTGGATCGACCCCTGGGAGACACATCTGCGCTCCCTGGGCGTCGAGTTCGTGCTCGACACCGAGGTCCGGGAGGTGGTGTACGGCGGGGGCCAAGTGACCGGCGTACGGGTGGCGGCGCGCGACGGCAGTCGGCAGCGCACCCTCACCGCCGACCACTACGTCTCCGCCCTCCCGGTCGAGCACGCGCGCGTGACCTGGGGCCCGGCCCTGCGCGCCGCCGACCCGCAGCTCGGGCGGTGCGACGCGCTGAAGACGGACTGGATGACCGGCGTGATGTTCTACCTGCGCACGCCCACCCCCGTCGTGCACGGCCACATCAACTGCCTCGACTCACCGTGGGCGGTCACCGGAATCGGCCAGATGCAGTTCTGGGACGTACGGGACTTTTCGCGCGACTACGGAGACGGGCAGGCCCACGAGTGCCTGTCCACGATCATCTCCGAGTGGGACAAGCCCGGCATCCTGTACGGCAAGACGGCCCGTGAGTGCACCAAGGACGAGATCGTCGCCGAACTGTGGGCCCAGCTGAAGGACGGGCTGAACGACTCCGGCAAGACAACGCTCAGGGACGAGGACCGGCTCGGCTGGTTCATGGACCCGGCGGTGACCGGCCTCGGCGGCCCCCATCCCCAGAACCGCGAACAACTCCTCATCCACCCCACCGGCACCCTCTACCACCGCCCGTCGGCGAGGACAGCGGTGCCGAACTTCTTCCTCCCCGGCGACTACGTCCGTACGGACGTGGACCTGGCGACCATGGAGGGCGCCAACGAGTCCGCGCGCCGCGCCGTCAACGCACTCCTGGATGCGGATAATTCGGGCGCCGAACGGTGTCACATCTGGGAGTTGTTCCGGCCGCCGGAGATGGAGCCCCTGAAGCGGGTCGACGAGGTGCGCTACCAGCTGGGGCTGCCCAACACCTTCGACCTGGGATAG